The proteins below are encoded in one region of Streptomyces ficellus:
- a CDS encoding universal stress protein encodes MAGHEIPEPADRRQVADSPVDPLAADQTRHHCDPAFQHGVVVGFDGSTSSERALAYAIGMARRSGSGLIIVHVANRLPTTVWAGCEPPVFVDVPDHRTEVLGLELACADYLSEVPWILVERGGDICHELEEVGREYSADAIVVGSTHGIVGRIFGSVAGRLARRAQRPVVVIP; translated from the coding sequence ATGGCCGGTCACGAAATCCCTGAACCCGCGGACCGCAGGCAGGTCGCCGACTCCCCGGTCGACCCCCTCGCGGCGGACCAGACGCGCCACCACTGCGATCCCGCCTTCCAGCACGGGGTGGTCGTCGGCTTCGACGGCTCGACCTCCAGCGAGCGGGCGCTGGCGTACGCCATCGGCATGGCCCGGCGGTCCGGCTCCGGCCTGATCATCGTGCACGTGGCGAACCGGCTGCCCACCACCGTCTGGGCCGGCTGCGAGCCGCCCGTCTTCGTCGACGTGCCGGACCACCGCACCGAGGTGCTGGGCCTGGAGCTGGCCTGCGCGGACTACCTCTCCGAGGTGCCGTGGATCCTGGTCGAGCGCGGCGGTGACATCTGCCACGAGCTGGAGGAGGTCGGCCGCGAGTACTCGGCCGACGCCATCGTCGTCGGCTCCACGCACGGCATCGTCGGCCGCATCTTCGGCTCGGTGGCCGGACGGCTGGCGCGGCGCGCGCAGCGGCCCGTCGTCGTCATCCCGTAA
- a CDS encoding GPR1/FUN34/YaaH family transporter codes for MDNDVSAGSTTSTLGHLALGLTLLAFGIGSTGVIDNVAASDAAALATWVGGVALFVAGLLELRAGDGRTGTAFAGLGAFWFAWGTGVGSGVSTEAAGLFMVLWAMLALSLTAAASGTGLLGQGVYGLLTLSLLLSGIGAFADASVLGRIGGWAAAVAGLAAWYGATASLAAWPAFKGRAAGRGVTATG; via the coding sequence GTGGACAACGACGTCTCTGCGGGGAGCACCACCTCCACTCTCGGCCACCTCGCACTCGGCCTGACGCTGCTCGCGTTCGGCATCGGCAGCACTGGTGTGATCGACAACGTCGCGGCCTCCGACGCCGCGGCCCTCGCGACCTGGGTCGGCGGGGTCGCCCTGTTCGTCGCCGGACTCCTCGAACTGCGCGCGGGCGACGGGCGGACCGGCACCGCCTTCGCCGGTCTCGGCGCCTTCTGGTTCGCCTGGGGCACGGGCGTGGGCTCCGGGGTCTCCACCGAGGCCGCCGGGCTCTTCATGGTCCTGTGGGCGATGCTGGCGCTCAGCCTCACCGCGGCCGCCTCGGGCACCGGACTGCTCGGCCAGGGCGTGTACGGCCTGCTGACCCTCTCCCTGCTGCTCTCCGGCATCGGCGCCTTCGCGGACGCCTCCGTCCTCGGGCGGATCGGCGGCTGGGCCGCGGCGGTGGCCGGTCTCGCGGCCTGGTACGGGGCGACCGCGTCGCTCGCCGCCTGGCCCGCCTTCAAGGGGCGCGCCGCCGGCCGGGGTGTGACGGCCACCGGCTGA